A stretch of Primulina tabacum isolate GXHZ01 chromosome 13, ASM2559414v2, whole genome shotgun sequence DNA encodes these proteins:
- the LOC142521991 gene encoding uncharacterized protein LOC142521991: MSSKFNSLFLCMACVLFLIAAQSPSAAARRFIGVNPWCRTASHKRLCTQMAKGATTWHDASANAMKTTLELAKRIQSMSHLIKPAISFLEPQSRESILASCAEDFDITISDLEESIKALEVNDMGTLKVHLSAAYSTDCSDALAEFGVQDPLAKVSSHYLKMVDNCLAVVQQI; the protein is encoded by the coding sequence ATGTCTTCAAAGTTCAATTCTCTCTTTCTCTGCATGGCTTGTGTTCTTTTCCTGATCGCCGCCCAGAGTCCATCCGCCGCCGCCCGCAGGTTCATCGGCGTGAACCCCTGGTGCCGCACCGCCAGCCACAAGCGCCTCTGCACTCAGATGGCGAAGGGCGCCACCACTTGGCACGACGCCTCAGCCAACGCCATGAAAACAACTCTCGAGCTAGCCAAGCGAATCCAGTCCATGTCCCACCTCATCAAGCCGGCCATTTCCTTCCTGGAGCCGCAGAGTCGTGAGTCGATATTGGCTTCTTGCGCCGAGGATTTCGACATAACGATCTCGGACCTTGAGGAGAGCATAAAGGCCCTGGAAGTTAATGACATGGGGACGCTCAAGGTTCACCTCAGCGCTGCTTATAGCACCGACTGCTCCGACGCGCTGGCCGAGTTCGGAGTCCAGGATCCTCTCGCCAAAGTTTCAAGCCATTACTTGAAGATGGTGGACAATTGCTTGGCCGTTGTTCAGCAGATATGA